One window from the genome of Breoghania sp. L-A4 encodes:
- a CDS encoding uroporphyrinogen-III synthase, translating into MHLLLTRPIEEARTSASKLVAIGHKVTVSPVLEVVLDPSVPIERDGVCALVVTSARAIAALNQRTDRARLKDLPVYTVGDASAEAARDAGFASVHSASGDVEALGAFVCARIDPAEGALLYACGRDRHGALEEQLAGAGYSIRVAEVYRAEAANALSVEARDALARGEIDGVVVYSARSARIFLDLVAHAGLRSALRRLTLFAISPAAATALRAAAQAGTAEEAGSEMRIVVADRPDEASLLDCVAMAR; encoded by the coding sequence ATGCACCTGTTGCTGACACGGCCGATCGAGGAGGCGCGGACAAGCGCTTCGAAGCTTGTTGCCATCGGCCACAAGGTGACCGTCTCGCCGGTGCTGGAGGTGGTGCTTGATCCATCCGTGCCGATCGAACGCGATGGTGTCTGCGCCCTTGTTGTCACCAGCGCGCGGGCAATCGCGGCATTGAACCAACGCACCGATCGCGCCCGCCTCAAGGATTTGCCGGTCTACACGGTCGGAGATGCGAGTGCCGAGGCGGCGCGCGACGCGGGGTTTGCGTCCGTTCATAGCGCGTCGGGCGATGTCGAGGCTCTCGGCGCCTTCGTGTGTGCGCGTATCGATCCGGCGGAAGGCGCCCTTCTTTATGCCTGTGGCCGGGACCGGCACGGGGCGCTGGAGGAGCAACTGGCCGGGGCGGGATATTCAATCCGGGTGGCCGAGGTCTATCGTGCGGAGGCCGCAAATGCTCTGAGTGTGGAGGCGCGGGACGCGCTGGCGCGCGGCGAGATTGATGGGGTGGTGGTCTATTCCGCGCGCAGCGCGCGGATATTTCTGGACCTTGTGGCGCATGCCGGCTTGCGTTCGGCGTTGCGGCGGCTCACACTTTTCGCAATCTCCCCGGCGGCGGCCACGGCGCTTCGCGCTGCGGCGCAAGCGGGAACCGCCGAAGAGGCGGGGTCAGAAATGCGGATTGTCGTCGCCGACAGGCCGGATGAAGCTTCGCTTCTCGATTGTGTCGCAATGGCACGGTAG
- the hemC gene encoding hydroxymethylbilane synthase has translation MQSKPVRIGTRGSALALAQAHETRARLMAAHGMSENDFEIAVIKTMGDQILDRPLSEVGGKGLFTKEIEDALLSGDIDMAVHSSKDMPTVLPEGLEISAFLPREDVRDAFISPKAKTLADLPSGAIVGTASLRRQAIVKRLRPDLEVVTYRGNVQRRLKKLADGVVDATLLAYSGLKRLGMEDVVTSVLDEDAFLPAVGQGAICIETRVGDAATGALLGAIHDQATAECLAAERAFLKVLDGSCRTPIAGLARLADRRLSLRGMILRPDGSEAHEMSGECDAADGVALGQRIGQALKERGGPGFLIG, from the coding sequence TTGCAATCGAAACCTGTCCGTATCGGAACGCGCGGCAGCGCCCTGGCGCTGGCCCAAGCCCATGAAACCCGCGCGCGCCTGATGGCGGCGCACGGCATGAGCGAGAATGATTTCGAAATTGCCGTCATCAAGACGATGGGCGACCAGATCCTCGACCGGCCGTTGTCCGAGGTAGGCGGCAAGGGTCTTTTCACCAAGGAAATCGAGGATGCGCTGCTGTCCGGCGATATCGATATGGCGGTGCATTCCTCCAAGGATATGCCGACGGTGCTGCCCGAAGGGCTCGAGATTTCGGCGTTTCTGCCGCGCGAGGACGTGCGCGACGCCTTTATCAGCCCGAAAGCCAAGACGCTCGCCGATCTGCCGTCCGGCGCGATCGTCGGAACCGCATCACTGCGGCGTCAGGCGATCGTCAAGCGGTTGCGGCCCGATCTCGAGGTGGTCACCTACCGCGGTAACGTGCAGAGACGGCTGAAGAAGCTGGCCGACGGCGTGGTCGATGCGACGCTGCTGGCCTATTCCGGCCTGAAGCGGCTTGGCATGGAGGACGTTGTGACGTCGGTACTGGACGAGGACGCCTTTCTTCCGGCCGTGGGCCAGGGGGCGATCTGCATCGAAACCCGGGTGGGCGACGCGGCGACGGGAGCGCTGCTCGGCGCCATCCATGATCAGGCAACGGCCGAATGCCTTGCCGCCGAGCGGGCGTTTCTCAAGGTGCTCGACGGATCCTGCCGCACCCCGATCGCGGGGCTTGCGCGGTTGGCGGACCGGCGGCTGTCGCTGCGCGGGATGATCTTGCGGCCCGACGGCAGCGAGGCGCATGAAATGTCGGGTGAATGCGATGCCGCGGACGGTGTGGCGCTCGGCCAGCGCATCGGCCAGGCGCTGAAGGAGCGCGGCGGGCCGGGGTTCCTGATCGGATGA
- the tsaD gene encoding tRNA (adenosine(37)-N6)-threonylcarbamoyltransferase complex transferase subunit TsaD, which produces MTVLGIETSCDETAAAVVRRHANGRGEILSNVVLSQVDDHAIYGGVVPEIAARAHIANLDGVIRRAMEEAELGYHELDVVAATAGPGLIGGVIVGLMTAKAIAFAADKPLVAVNHLEAHALTVRLTDTVAFPYLLLLVSGGHTQFVQVNGVGSYERLGTTIDDALGEAFDKTAKLLGLPYPGGPEVEKAAHRGDPKRFAFPRPLAGRPGLDMSFAGLKTAVRTQAEKIQPVSEQDIADICASFQQAAADVVGDRAHRALTRFTQEFPQTPPVLVVAGGVAANARIRAVLTQAAEQAGATMIAPPPALCTDNAAMIAWAGAERFAFGYSDPMDTGPRPRWPLDETALPILGEGRKGAKV; this is translated from the coding sequence CTGACGGTTCTCGGCATTGAGACGAGCTGTGACGAGACGGCCGCCGCCGTCGTGCGCCGTCATGCGAACGGACGCGGCGAAATCCTCTCCAACGTCGTTTTGTCGCAGGTGGACGACCATGCGATCTACGGCGGCGTGGTGCCGGAGATCGCGGCGCGCGCTCATATCGCCAACCTCGACGGTGTCATCCGGCGCGCCATGGAGGAGGCCGAACTCGGCTATCATGAACTCGATGTCGTCGCCGCCACCGCCGGCCCGGGCCTCATCGGAGGTGTCATCGTCGGACTGATGACCGCCAAGGCCATCGCGTTCGCCGCGGACAAGCCGCTCGTCGCCGTCAACCATCTGGAAGCCCACGCGCTGACCGTGCGGCTGACGGACACGGTCGCCTTTCCCTATCTCTTGCTGCTGGTCTCCGGCGGGCACACGCAATTCGTGCAGGTCAACGGCGTCGGCTCCTATGAACGCCTGGGCACGACCATCGACGACGCGCTCGGCGAGGCCTTCGACAAGACGGCGAAACTTCTCGGGCTTCCCTATCCCGGCGGCCCCGAGGTGGAAAAGGCCGCGCACCGCGGTGATCCGAAACGTTTTGCCTTCCCCCGTCCGCTGGCTGGCCGGCCGGGACTGGACATGTCCTTCGCCGGCCTGAAGACGGCGGTGCGCACCCAGGCCGAAAAGATACAGCCGGTCAGCGAGCAGGACATTGCCGACATCTGCGCCTCCTTCCAGCAGGCGGCGGCCGATGTGGTCGGCGACCGGGCACACCGGGCGCTGACGCGCTTCACACAAGAGTTTCCGCAAACCCCTCCCGTGCTGGTGGTCGCCGGCGGGGTCGCTGCCAACGCGCGCATTCGCGCCGTGCTCACCCAAGCCGCCGAACAGGCGGGCGCAACCATGATCGCGCCGCCGCCGGCGCTGTGCACCGACAACGCGGCGATGATCGCCTGGGCCGGGGCGGAACGATTCGCGTTCGGCTACTCCGATCCCATGGACACAGGCCCGCGCCCGCGATGGCCGCTAGACGAGACCGCACTGCCCATCCTCGGCGAGGGCCGCAAGGGCGCCAAGGTCTGA
- a CDS encoding NUDIX domain-containing protein yields the protein MRVYHKAYVYLTCGRKLLVFEQPENPHVGLQVPGGTLDSGESYLHGARREFLEETGLALDLALDHLADQDHVFHMESGELHGLHRRRHFHGALARIPAEEWEHYEMTPSAGGPPILFRLFWLDVFSQQAHEAHNFYEGFGAQLDAVRARVQGTPA from the coding sequence ATGCGCGTCTATCACAAGGCCTATGTCTATCTGACCTGCGGGCGGAAGCTGCTGGTCTTCGAGCAGCCGGAAAATCCGCACGTGGGCCTTCAGGTTCCGGGCGGCACGCTCGATTCCGGCGAAAGCTATCTGCACGGCGCAAGGCGGGAGTTCCTCGAGGAGACCGGGCTTGCGCTCGATCTGGCGCTGGATCATCTCGCGGATCAGGACCATGTCTTCCACATGGAAAGCGGCGAGTTGCACGGGTTGCACAGGCGCCGCCACTTCCATGGCGCGCTCGCGCGCATTCCGGCGGAAGAATGGGAGCACTACGAAATGACACCGAGCGCAGGCGGTCCTCCGATTCTGTTCCGGCTGTTCTGGCTCGATGTCTTCTCACAGCAGGCGCATGAGGCGCATAATTTTTATGAGGGCTTCGGAGCCCAGCTCGACGCGGTGCGCGCGCGCGTCCAGGGGACCCCGGCATGA
- a CDS encoding NAD(P)H-dependent glycerol-3-phosphate dehydrogenase has translation MSDFRKIGVIGGGSWGTALALVAARAGRDVTLYARDPETVAGINQRHENQRHLPGIRLDKALHATTDMAQALDVDAVLLVTPAQSTRDVAQAMRPLLKPGIPVVICAKGIERASGDLLDKVLAEALPGTPIAVLSGPSFAADVASGLPTAVTIAASGEALADALARSLANDSFRPYATTDVTGVLIGGALKNVLAIACGVVVGRALGASAQAALIARGFAELGRLGAAMGAKQETLAGLSGLGDLVLTCSSPQSRNMAFGIEIGRGGQLAELTAPGRKLVEGFFTAPVAVALAQKHGVDLPICQTVAAVLAGSMSVDAALHTLMTRPLKRES, from the coding sequence ATGAGTGATTTCCGGAAAATCGGCGTAATCGGCGGCGGCTCCTGGGGCACGGCACTGGCACTTGTCGCGGCCCGCGCCGGGCGCGACGTGACGCTTTACGCCCGCGACCCTGAGACGGTCGCCGGAATCAATCAACGGCACGAGAACCAGCGCCATCTGCCCGGCATTCGCCTCGACAAAGCACTGCATGCGACGACCGACATGGCGCAGGCCCTCGACGTGGATGCGGTGCTTCTGGTCACCCCTGCGCAATCGACCCGCGACGTGGCGCAGGCCATGCGGCCATTGCTGAAGCCCGGGATTCCTGTGGTCATCTGTGCCAAGGGCATCGAACGCGCCAGCGGTGATCTGCTGGACAAGGTGCTCGCCGAGGCTCTGCCTGGCACCCCCATCGCGGTGCTGTCAGGCCCGAGTTTCGCCGCCGACGTCGCGTCCGGCCTGCCCACCGCCGTCACCATCGCGGCATCCGGCGAAGCCCTCGCCGACGCGCTTGCACGATCGCTGGCAAATGACAGCTTCCGCCCCTATGCCACAACGGACGTTACCGGTGTTCTCATCGGCGGCGCGCTGAAGAATGTACTGGCGATTGCCTGTGGCGTCGTGGTCGGGCGGGCGCTGGGCGCCAGCGCACAGGCAGCGCTGATCGCGCGCGGATTCGCCGAACTGGGCCGGCTGGGCGCCGCCATGGGCGCGAAACAGGAAACGCTCGCGGGCCTCTCCGGCCTTGGCGATCTCGTGCTCACCTGCTCCTCGCCGCAATCGCGCAACATGGCGTTTGGCATCGAGATCGGCCGCGGCGGGCAACTCGCGGAGCTCACCGCGCCGGGCCGGAAGCTTGTGGAGGGGTTCTTCACCGCGCCTGTTGCGGTCGCGCTCGCCCAGAAACACGGCGTCGACCTGCCGATCTGCCAGACGGTGGCCGCCGTGCTTGCCGGCTCCATGAGCGTCGACGCCGCCCTGCACACCCTCATGACGCGCCCGCTGAAACGCGAAAGCTGA
- a CDS encoding YciI family protein translates to MLYALICNDNPNSVAARTENRPAHLEHLKGLGDTLKFAGPFLDDNGDPCGSLLVVEADNKKAAVAIGNADPYAKAGIFASVEARGWKWTVNNPEA, encoded by the coding sequence ATGCTCTACGCATTGATCTGTAACGATAATCCGAACTCCGTCGCCGCCCGCACCGAGAATCGCCCCGCGCATCTCGAGCATCTCAAGGGCTTGGGCGACACGCTGAAATTCGCGGGCCCCTTCCTCGACGACAATGGCGATCCCTGTGGCTCGCTTCTGGTCGTTGAAGCCGACAACAAGAAAGCCGCCGTCGCCATAGGCAACGCGGATCCCTATGCCAAGGCCGGCATTTTCGCCTCCGTCGAGGCGCGTGGCTGGAAATGGACCGTCAACAATCCGGAGGCATGA
- a CDS encoding EVE domain-containing protein, with the protein MAYWLFKSEPNKWSWEMQKARGDAGEEWDGIRNYQARNFMRTMKIGDRGFFYHSNIGKEIVGIVEVCKEVHPDSTTDDPRWECVDIKAVCDMPKPVTLADVKAEPKLEKMSLVTSMRLSVQPVTPEEWKIVCKMGGLDL; encoded by the coding sequence GTGGCGTACTGGCTTTTCAAATCCGAGCCGAACAAGTGGTCCTGGGAAATGCAGAAGGCCAGGGGCGACGCCGGCGAGGAATGGGACGGGATTCGCAACTACCAGGCCCGCAATTTCATGCGCACCATGAAGATCGGCGACCGGGGCTTCTTCTATCACTCCAATATCGGCAAGGAGATCGTCGGGATCGTTGAGGTCTGCAAGGAAGTCCATCCCGACAGCACCACGGACGATCCGCGCTGGGAATGCGTGGACATCAAGGCCGTCTGCGACATGCCCAAACCGGTGACCCTTGCCGACGTCAAGGCGGAGCCGAAACTTGAGAAAATGTCGCTGGTCACCTCCATGCGTCTGTCGGTCCAGCCGGTCACGCCGGAGGAATGGAAGATCGTCTGCAAAATGGGTGGTCTTGATCTCTAG
- a CDS encoding 50S ribosomal protein L11 methyltransferase, with protein MPLWQRSTEDLDAIGIAHLPFWASAWVGGQALARFVLDNPEAVRGKRVLDFATGSGIVGIAAALAGAARVVANDIDPMALEAAGLNAAANGVTLEMQQGDITGAPATGYDVILCGDVFYEKPMAEAIFDWLERSRRHAGEVLIGDPGRSYLPYERLEKLATYEMPATQPLEDTDTLHTTVWRFTRDAVQT; from the coding sequence ATGCCGCTGTGGCAGCGCTCGACCGAGGACCTTGACGCCATCGGCATCGCTCACCTGCCGTTCTGGGCCTCCGCCTGGGTCGGCGGTCAGGCGCTCGCCCGGTTCGTGCTCGACAATCCCGAAGCCGTGCGCGGAAAGCGTGTACTCGATTTCGCGACCGGCTCCGGCATCGTCGGTATCGCGGCGGCGCTGGCGGGCGCCGCGCGTGTCGTGGCGAACGACATCGATCCAATGGCGCTGGAAGCGGCCGGTCTGAACGCCGCCGCCAACGGGGTCACGCTGGAGATGCAACAGGGCGACATCACCGGCGCCCCGGCGACGGGATACGACGTGATCCTGTGCGGGGATGTGTTTTACGAAAAGCCGATGGCGGAAGCGATCTTCGACTGGCTCGAGCGGAGCCGCCGGCATGCGGGCGAGGTGCTGATCGGAGATCCCGGCCGCTCCTACCTCCCTTACGAACGGCTGGAAAAGCTCGCCACATACGAGATGCCGGCAACCCAGCCGTTGGAAGACACCGACACACTGCACACCACCGTCTGGCGCTTCACCCGCGACGCGGTACAAACGTGA
- a CDS encoding M20 aminoacylase family protein: MPIINRFAEFQDEIAGWRRDLHRNPELLYDTHRTAGFVAQKLEEFGLDDIATGIGRTGVVGVIKGRNSASGRVLGLRADMDALPITEETGAEHASQTPGKMHACGHDGHTAMLLGAAKYLSEARNFDGTVVVIFQPAEEGGAGAKAMIEDGLITRWGIDEIYGMHNLPGLPVGAFSMCKGAIMAATDSFEITIEGRGGHAAKPNETIDPIVAGSHVVAALQSIASRNTDPLESAVVSVTQFHAGSAFNVIPQSAVLRGTIRTLKETVRDMTETRLKAVAGSVAEAFGATARISFSRGYPVTVNHDAQTEFAASVASLVAGEERVDTATAPMMGGEDFSYMLLERPGAFIFAGNGDSAGLHHPKYDFNDDLIPVGCSYWVKLVETALPAAA; the protein is encoded by the coding sequence ATGCCGATCATCAATCGTTTTGCCGAGTTTCAGGACGAGATCGCCGGCTGGCGCCGCGATCTGCACCGCAATCCGGAATTGCTGTACGACACCCATCGCACGGCCGGCTTCGTCGCGCAGAAGCTGGAGGAATTCGGCCTCGACGACATCGCCACGGGCATCGGCCGCACTGGCGTCGTCGGTGTCATCAAGGGCCGCAATTCCGCATCCGGCCGGGTGCTGGGCCTGCGCGCCGACATGGACGCGCTGCCGATCACCGAGGAAACCGGCGCCGAACACGCCTCGCAGACGCCGGGCAAGATGCACGCCTGCGGCCACGACGGCCACACCGCGATGCTTCTGGGCGCGGCCAAGTACCTCTCCGAGGCCCGCAATTTCGACGGCACCGTGGTTGTCATCTTCCAGCCGGCCGAAGAGGGCGGCGCGGGCGCCAAGGCGATGATCGAAGACGGGCTGATCACCCGCTGGGGCATCGACGAGATCTACGGCATGCACAACCTGCCCGGCCTGCCGGTCGGCGCGTTCTCCATGTGCAAGGGCGCCATCATGGCGGCCACGGACAGCTTCGAGATCACCATCGAGGGCCGCGGCGGCCACGCGGCCAAGCCGAACGAGACGATCGATCCGATCGTCGCCGGATCGCATGTGGTCGCCGCTCTGCAGTCCATAGCCAGCCGCAACACGGACCCCCTGGAATCCGCCGTCGTCTCCGTCACGCAGTTCCACGCCGGCTCGGCCTTCAACGTGATTCCGCAATCGGCCGTCCTGCGGGGCACGATCCGCACATTGAAGGAAACGGTGCGCGACATGACCGAGACGCGGCTCAAGGCTGTCGCCGGCTCGGTCGCCGAAGCGTTTGGCGCGACGGCAAGGATTTCTTTCTCGCGCGGCTATCCCGTTACGGTGAACCACGACGCCCAGACCGAGTTCGCGGCCTCGGTGGCGAGCCTTGTCGCGGGTGAGGAGCGCGTCGACACGGCCACGGCGCCGATGATGGGCGGGGAGGATTTTTCCTACATGCTGCTGGAGCGTCCCGGCGCCTTCATCTTTGCGGGCAACGGCGACAGCGCCGGCCTGCATCACCCGAAATATGACTTCAACGACGACCTGATCCCGGTCGGCTGTTCCTATTGGGTGAAACTGGTCGAAACGGCGCTGCCCGCAGCCGCCTGA
- a CDS encoding GNAT family protein has protein sequence MTDFAPKTPPLTLEPVVLEGRFVRLEPLDERHHTGLAAVVADQGERIFANSPLGPSFDAYFDAAMAARAPDDHLPFVVREQATDAFVGMTRLFDIHPAHRGLEIGYTWYHPDFWGGVVNPECKWLLMRHAFETAGYERVQLKTDARNLHSQAAMLKLGATREGMLRHHMVLPDGRWRDSVYFSVLAGEWSMVQAGLKARLQALSDAQG, from the coding sequence ATGACGGACTTCGCCCCCAAGACGCCGCCGCTGACCCTGGAACCCGTTGTTCTGGAAGGTCGCTTCGTGCGTCTGGAACCGCTGGATGAGCGGCACCATACGGGGCTTGCGGCGGTGGTCGCCGATCAGGGTGAGCGGATTTTCGCCAATTCGCCGCTGGGGCCTTCGTTCGACGCCTATTTCGACGCGGCGATGGCGGCGCGCGCGCCCGATGATCACCTGCCCTTCGTGGTGCGCGAACAGGCGACGGACGCTTTTGTCGGCATGACCCGGCTGTTCGATATCCACCCGGCGCACCGGGGGCTGGAGATCGGCTACACGTGGTATCATCCGGATTTCTGGGGCGGCGTGGTCAATCCCGAATGCAAGTGGCTGCTGATGCGCCATGCTTTCGAGACCGCCGGCTACGAGCGCGTGCAGCTGAAGACCGATGCGCGCAACCTGCATTCGCAGGCCGCCATGCTGAAGCTCGGGGCAACCCGTGAGGGCATGCTGCGCCACCACATGGTGCTGCCCGATGGCCGCTGGCGCGACTCGGTGTATTTCTCGGTGCTCGCCGGCGAATGGTCCATGGTGCAGGCCGGGCTCAAGGCCCGGCTTCAGGCTCTTTCAGACGCACAGGGATGA
- a CDS encoding GNAT family N-acetyltransferase, producing MAEDAKPAVTLAGPGDAADLAILMAEIDTHYQGRTLPVEERAAQAGRFLAEAENGLRYALARTAGRPVGAAFFILARHGLVTPGSLFLKDLYVSDAARGAGIGEALMRFVARFALHKGVSRIDLSVDAPNTGAARFYAVSAAGTKRASCFTVSTAMRLRSSPAIASHAVPIPAREVCAGHRLQGDSHVRSDRALSRCLDPRHRGERL from the coding sequence ATGGCGGAAGATGCGAAGCCTGCTGTCACGCTTGCCGGCCCCGGGGATGCGGCGGATCTCGCCATCCTGATGGCGGAGATCGACACCCACTATCAGGGCCGCACGCTGCCCGTTGAAGAGCGCGCGGCCCAGGCCGGGCGTTTTCTCGCGGAAGCCGAAAACGGCCTTCGATATGCTCTTGCGCGGACGGCCGGCCGGCCGGTGGGCGCCGCCTTCTTCATCCTCGCCCGGCATGGGCTCGTCACGCCCGGCTCCCTGTTTCTCAAGGACCTGTACGTGAGCGACGCGGCGCGCGGCGCGGGCATTGGCGAGGCCTTGATGCGCTTCGTAGCCCGTTTTGCCCTGCACAAGGGCGTGAGCCGCATCGATCTCAGCGTCGACGCTCCGAATACGGGAGCCGCGCGCTTCTATGCCGTCTCGGCGGCCGGCACGAAACGAGCAAGCTGTTTTACCGTTTCGACGGCGATGCGGTTGCGAAGCTCGCCGGCGATTGCTAGTCACGCGGTCCCAATACCGGCGCGCGAAGTCTGCGCCGGACACCGCCTGCAAGGAGACAGTCATGTCCGATCCGATCGCGCCCTTTCTCGGTGCCTGGATCCTCGACATCGAGGCGAGCGACTTTGA
- a CDS encoding sugar ABC transporter substrate-binding protein gives MWVISGAAHAEGRTIAVFTRNLINPAYAAARRGADLIAEEKGATTRHHVPEKPDNVDQQKALVAEALAAKPDLVIFVPVDDKAMVEFSAFKIACTAARAGLRHLDGEEVPDDITVPSVLIDKSNLGPWKVPLNECACPGWEEIVH, from the coding sequence GTGTGGGTCATCTCGGGCGCGGCGCATGCCGAAGGGAGGACGATTGCCGTCTTCACAAGGAATCTGATCAATCCCGCCTATGCGGCCGCCCGGCGCGGCGCCGATTTGATCGCCGAGGAAAAGGGCGCCACGACGCGGCACCATGTTCCCGAGAAGCCCGACAACGTGGACCAGCAGAAGGCGCTGGTTGCGGAGGCCCTCGCCGCGAAGCCTGATCTGGTGATCTTCGTGCCCGTGGACGACAAGGCGATGGTGGAGTTCAGCGCCTTCAAGATCGCCTGTACCGCGGCGCGCGCCGGCCTGCGGCATCTCGATGGCGAGGAGGTGCCCGACGACATCACGGTGCCGTCCGTTCTCATCGACAAGAGCAATCTCGGGCCCTGGAAGGTGCCGCTGAACGAGTGTGCCTGCCCGGGCTGGGAGGAGATCGTCCACTGA
- a CDS encoding FAD-dependent monooxygenase — translation MNILVVGAGPTGLTAAVELARQGIVPVVAEKRPEGSGLSRAVGILPESLELLAPSGTAQALLRKAMRIERAKIFLGDTLKVTLPLDISDDLHDTAVALPQDRTEEILRERLAAFGGAVSFDREVVDITQNATGVDVSFANGRRQRADYVIAADGVHSRIRTALGIAYGGRDIEEIWSIADVNARDWPHDRSFVLARANTGHMAVVAHMAPQRYRVVSNTPDALKSLRLPMDVTRINRQGQFHLAARQAKRYQMGRVFLAGDAAHCHSPVGGRGMNLGIADAADLARRLIADDLDGYHDARHAAGAKILAETERLRLFLSSSRAVNTLTIRAALTLAGALPPLRRRIANRFLHG, via the coding sequence ATGAACATTCTGGTTGTCGGGGCGGGGCCAACGGGGCTGACTGCTGCCGTGGAACTTGCACGCCAGGGCATTGTTCCGGTCGTTGCCGAAAAGCGGCCCGAGGGATCGGGGCTCTCACGCGCGGTGGGTATCCTGCCCGAAAGCCTCGAGCTGCTCGCGCCATCCGGCACAGCCCAGGCCCTGTTGCGCAAGGCCATGCGGATCGAACGCGCAAAGATCTTTCTTGGCGACACGCTCAAGGTGACCCTTCCGCTCGATATCTCGGATGATTTGCACGACACCGCAGTTGCGCTGCCCCAGGACCGGACCGAGGAAATCCTGCGCGAACGCCTTGCCGCGTTCGGTGGCGCCGTCTCCTTCGATCGCGAGGTGGTCGACATCACCCAGAACGCGACGGGAGTCGACGTGTCGTTCGCCAATGGCAGGCGCCAAAGGGCGGACTATGTCATCGCGGCGGATGGCGTGCACAGCCGGATACGCACGGCGCTTGGTATCGCCTACGGGGGCCGCGACATCGAGGAAATCTGGTCGATCGCCGATGTCAACGCGCGCGACTGGCCGCACGACCGCAGTTTCGTCCTGGCGCGCGCGAACACCGGGCACATGGCCGTGGTCGCGCACATGGCGCCACAGCGCTATCGCGTGGTCTCCAACACGCCGGACGCACTCAAGAGCCTGCGACTGCCGATGGACGTCACCCGCATCAACCGCCAGGGACAATTTCATCTCGCGGCCCGTCAAGCGAAGCGCTACCAGATGGGCCGGGTGTTTCTTGCCGGTGACGCAGCCCACTGCCATTCGCCCGTGGGCGGGCGCGGCATGAATCTCGGCATTGCGGATGCCGCCGACCTGGCCCGCCGCCTGATTGCGGATGATCTCGACGGCTATCACGATGCCCGACACGCGGCAGGCGCGAAAATCCTCGCCGAGACCGAACGGCTGCGGCTGTTTCTGTCGTCATCGCGCGCCGTCAACACGCTCACGATCCGCGCCGCGCTGACGCTTGCGGGCGCCTTGCCGCCGCTGCGGCGCCGCATCGCGAACCGATTTCTGCATGGATAG